In Halarcobacter bivalviorum, a genomic segment contains:
- a CDS encoding glycosyltransferase, translating into MKQKTAVICLSRVNGGMELASVKLARLLSSEVEVEFIARDNSYILNKEEHFKGFNIKVHEVTFSSNFSFKLIKSVREILINSQIKNVIFLGASEMKSLYFATLGLDINFIIRQGSKKTTSKKDIFHKLFYSKVNYFVGNCEYMKQNIIDILPIAKNAQVKRIYSSLRLEKNISFKEFNNKIDLVHVGRVHPGKGQFEAIKACDILFKNGFDFNLKFLGDIQDKNYFEKMNNYLETLEYKSKIKFVGYTSEVKKYLQESDVFIFPSLGEGMSNAIIESLGFGLIPIIYNDTSSPEFKDLGFHIHLTSNNSVEELESIVLNVAKNLKEEKIKARQNHPKALEVFALQREQKEYLELLK; encoded by the coding sequence ATGAAACAAAAAACTGCAGTTATATGTCTATCAAGAGTAAATGGAGGAATGGAATTAGCCTCTGTTAAATTAGCAAGATTATTAAGTAGTGAAGTTGAAGTTGAATTTATAGCAAGAGATAATAGTTATATTCTAAATAAAGAAGAACACTTTAAAGGCTTTAATATAAAAGTGCATGAAGTAACATTTTCTAGTAATTTTAGTTTTAAATTAATAAAAAGTGTTAGAGAAATATTAATTAATAGCCAAATTAAAAATGTTATCTTCTTAGGCGCTTCTGAGATGAAATCTCTTTATTTTGCAACACTTGGCTTAGATATAAATTTTATTATTAGACAAGGTTCTAAAAAAACCACTTCAAAAAAAGATATTTTTCATAAATTATTTTATAGTAAAGTTAACTATTTTGTTGGAAACTGCGAGTATATGAAGCAAAATATAATTGATATTTTACCAATTGCTAAAAATGCACAAGTAAAAAGAATCTACTCTTCTTTAAGACTTGAAAAAAACATATCATTTAAAGAGTTTAATAATAAAATTGACTTAGTTCATGTGGGAAGGGTTCATCCAGGAAAAGGTCAATTTGAAGCTATAAAAGCTTGTGATATTTTATTTAAAAATGGTTTTGATTTCAACTTGAAATTCTTAGGAGATATCCAAGATAAAAACTATTTTGAAAAGATGAATAACTATCTTGAAACTCTTGAATATAAATCAAAAATAAAGTTTGTAGGATATACAAGTGAAGTAAAAAAATATCTTCAAGAAAGTGATGTTTTTATCTTCCCAAGTTTAGGAGAAGGTATGAGTAATGCTATTATTGAATCACTTGGATTTGGGCTTATTCCAATTATTTATAATGATACTTCTTCTCCTGAGTTTAAAGATTTAGGTTTTCATATTCATTTAACTTCAAATAATAGTGTTGAAGAACTTGAAAGTATTGTATTAAATGTAGCTAAAAATTTAAAAGAAGAAAAAATCAAAGCAAGGCAAAACCATCCAAAAGCTTTAGAGGTTTTTGCATTACAAAGAGAGCAAAAGGAGTATTTAGAACTTTTAAAATAG
- a CDS encoding glycosyltransferase family 2 protein gives MKITANIITLNEEKNIEAVIKSVQEVCDEVLVVDSLSTDRTCEIAQSLGAKVIKQEYLGDGPQKAFGEPLAKYDWVLSIDADERLDLNAIEEIKKLDLDNTQYDGFSFARKTYVGDNFIKLWYPDRVTRLYNRTKCGYSKLKGHAKVEAKNICDLKADMLHYSYEDYAQMIRTTEKFIKRGAQISYDAGKRANSLDPFIHGVGALFKALVLKGGAFHGIHGWNVAVISAFSSYMKYALMLEMQKNDK, from the coding sequence TTGAAAATCACTGCAAATATAATTACATTAAATGAAGAAAAAAATATAGAGGCTGTAATAAAATCAGTACAAGAAGTTTGTGATGAGGTTTTAGTAGTTGACTCATTAAGTACTGATAGAACTTGTGAAATTGCGCAAAGCTTAGGTGCAAAAGTTATAAAACAAGAGTATTTAGGAGATGGCCCTCAAAAAGCTTTTGGTGAGCCACTTGCAAAATATGATTGGGTACTAAGTATTGATGCTGATGAAAGATTAGATTTAAATGCAATTGAAGAGATTAAAAAACTTGATTTAGATAATACACAATATGATGGATTCTCTTTTGCTAGAAAGACTTATGTAGGAGACAACTTTATTAAACTTTGGTATCCAGATAGAGTAACAAGACTTTATAATAGAACTAAGTGTGGATATTCAAAATTAAAAGGTCATGCAAAGGTTGAAGCTAAAAATATTTGTGATTTAAAAGCTGATATGCTTCATTACTCTTATGAAGATTATGCGCAGATGATAAGAACAACTGAAAAGTTTATAAAAAGAGGGGCACAAATCTCATATGATGCAGGAAAAAGAGCAAACTCTTTAGACCCTTTTATTCATGGAGTTGGCGCTTTATTTAAAGCTTTAGTTTTAAAAGGTGGAGCTTTTCATGGGATTCATGGTTGGAATGTTGCTGTAATTTCAGCCTTTAGTTCATATATGAAATATGCTTTAATGCTTGAGATGCAAAAGAATGACAAATAA
- a CDS encoding glycosyltransferase family 4 protein: MTNKKILEVCLSPDLGGLELYMSRCTNELSKSFDVLCVVASKSKLKDFIQDVQKFEINRKSSFSISASLKLAKIIDKQNIDIVHLHWTKDLPIVVLAKIFSKRKPKIVQTRHMTMTRFKSDFYHKFLYKNIDTIICVTKALEEQIKKFIPQNIRPKTLTLYLGANESEALSAEQKDEFKKELKVEDSFMLGLIGRINEFKGQHLLIEAMKLLKQKDLNIKAYIVGHAMSEEYLQQLKQRVIDFNLEEQVIFVGFTKEPAKFMQACDVVLMTSRNETFGLVTIEAMRNGSCVIGSNSGGVLEIIDDEKTGLLFESGNYEDLALKIEKLYKDETLRKELAKAGQKKAEELFDNKKQFDKLSKFFSQL; encoded by the coding sequence ATGACAAATAAAAAGATTTTAGAAGTTTGTTTATCTCCTGATTTAGGAGGCTTAGAACTTTATATGAGTAGATGTACAAATGAATTATCAAAGAGTTTTGATGTTTTGTGCGTAGTCGCTTCAAAATCAAAACTTAAAGATTTCATTCAAGATGTTCAAAAGTTTGAAATAAATAGAAAAAGTAGTTTCTCTATAAGTGCATCTTTAAAATTAGCAAAAATCATTGATAAACAAAATATTGATATTGTTCATCTTCATTGGACAAAAGATCTTCCAATTGTTGTGCTTGCTAAAATCTTTTCAAAAAGAAAACCAAAGATTGTACAAACAAGACATATGACAATGACAAGATTTAAAAGTGATTTTTATCATAAGTTTTTATATAAAAATATTGATACAATTATTTGTGTTACAAAAGCTTTAGAAGAGCAAATAAAAAAGTTTATTCCTCAAAATATTAGACCTAAAACTTTAACTTTATATCTTGGAGCAAATGAAAGCGAAGCTTTAAGTGCTGAACAAAAAGATGAGTTTAAAAAAGAGTTAAAAGTAGAAGACTCTTTTATGTTAGGACTTATTGGAAGAATCAATGAGTTTAAAGGACAACATCTACTTATAGAAGCTATGAAGCTTTTAAAGCAGAAAGATTTAAATATAAAAGCTTATATTGTGGGTCATGCTATGAGTGAAGAGTATTTACAACAGTTAAAACAAAGAGTTATAGATTTTAATTTAGAAGAGCAAGTTATCTTTGTAGGTTTTACAAAAGAGCCTGCAAAATTTATGCAAGCTTGTGATGTGGTTTTAATGACTTCAAGAAATGAAACTTTTGGTTTAGTTACTATTGAAGCTATGAGAAATGGTAGTTGTGTTATTGGTTCAAACTCTGGTGGGGTTTTAGAGATAATAGATGATGAAAAAACTGGCTTACTATTTGAAAGTGGAAACTATGAAGATTTAGCTTTAAAAATAGAAAAATTATATAAAGATGAAACTTTAAGAAAAGAGCTTGCAAAAGCAGGGCAAAAAAAAGCAGAAGAGCTTTTTGATAATAAAAAACAGTTTGATAAACTAAGTAAATTTTTTAGCCAACTTTAG
- a CDS encoding YrbL family protein: MLFLKDEDFIAKGNERAIYLHPEDNKKTVKVTYEGNQRQESKQSQKEISYYKELEKRGMKNFKHLPKFYGEVETNKGAGFVIELIRDYDGKVSKSFAFYLKENGVEAYQKELEEYRQYFLDNCIIFNYGMMPKNILLRKNSETDFDLVLIDGLGDVSHFTLPNKIPYFARRRISRRWEKFVNKYLLK; encoded by the coding sequence GTGTTATTTTTAAAAGATGAAGATTTTATAGCAAAGGGTAATGAAAGAGCAATATATTTGCACCCTGAAGATAATAAGAAAACAGTAAAAGTAACTTATGAAGGTAATCAAAGACAAGAGAGTAAGCAATCACAAAAAGAAATCTCTTATTATAAAGAATTAGAAAAAAGAGGAATGAAAAACTTTAAACATCTACCTAAGTTTTATGGTGAAGTTGAAACTAATAAGGGAGCTGGTTTTGTTATTGAGCTAATTCGTGATTATGATGGAAAAGTTTCTAAAAGTTTTGCTTTTTATCTAAAAGAAAACGGTGTAGAAGCTTATCAAAAAGAGTTAGAAGAGTATAGACAATATTTTTTGGATAACTGTATTATTTTTAATTATGGAATGATGCCTAAAAATATATTGCTTAGAAAAAATAGTGAAACAGATTTTGATTTAGTTTTAATTGATGGCTTAGGAGATGTATCTCATTTTACTTTGCCAAATAAAATCCCATATTTTGCTAGAAGAAGAATTAGTAGAAGATGGGAAAAATTTGTAAATAAATATTTATTAAAATAG
- the rfbF gene encoding glucose-1-phosphate cytidylyltransferase, whose protein sequence is MKVLLLAGGLGTRLAEETDLRPKPMVEVGGKPILWHIMKIYSKYGFNEFVILLGYKGYYIKEYFANYFLHQSDVTLDISTGKMEVLNNSSEPWKITLLDTGVDSMTGGRVKRAQDFVGDEPFMLTYGDGVSDINIEELVEFHKSHGKAMTMTSAQPDARFGALEISSDNQVIEFKEKPKGEGGWINAGFFVCEPKVFDYITQGDSTIFEQEPLMNLAKDGEIYTYKHDGFWKPMDTLRDKQQLEKLWETKKAPWKVW, encoded by the coding sequence ATGAAAGTATTATTATTAGCTGGTGGATTAGGAACAAGATTAGCAGAAGAGACAGATTTAAGACCAAAACCTATGGTTGAAGTTGGTGGAAAACCTATTCTATGGCATATTATGAAGATTTACTCAAAATATGGATTTAATGAATTTGTAATCTTACTTGGATACAAAGGTTACTATATTAAAGAATATTTTGCAAACTATTTTTTACATCAAAGTGATGTAACACTTGATATCTCAACTGGAAAAATGGAAGTATTAAATAATTCTAGTGAGCCTTGGAAAATCACACTTCTTGATACAGGAGTTGATAGTATGACAGGGGGAAGAGTAAAAAGAGCACAAGACTTTGTAGGAGATGAACCTTTTATGTTAACTTATGGAGATGGAGTAAGTGATATTAATATAGAAGAATTAGTAGAGTTTCATAAATCTCATGGAAAAGCAATGACAATGACATCTGCTCAACCAGATGCAAGATTTGGAGCATTAGAAATCTCTTCTGATAATCAAGTAATTGAATTTAAAGAAAAACCAAAAGGTGAGGGTGGTTGGATAAATGCTGGTTTCTTTGTATGTGAACCAAAAGTTTTTGATTATATTACACAAGGAGATAGTACAATTTTTGAACAAGAACCTTTAATGAATTTAGCAAAAGATGGAGAAATTTATACTTATAAACATGATGGTTTTTGGAAACCAATGGATACTTTAAGAGATAAACAACAACTAGAAAAACTTTGGGAAACAAAAAAAGCACCGTGGAAAGTTTGGTAA
- the rfbG gene encoding CDP-glucose 4,6-dehydratase, with product MQNLFSGIYKDKTVLVTGHTGFKGSWLCYWLEQMGAKVIGYSLDAPTTPNHISLLNLNITSIIADIRDLDKLNEVFEEYKPDIVFHLAAQPLVRLSYENPIETYETNVIGTLKVFEACRKANVKAIVNITSDKAYENKEWVWGYRENDPMGGYDPYSSSKGCADILANSYRDSYFNIKDYKKKHNTLLASCRAGNVIGGGDWAKDRLITDIMLSVSQNKKVSIRNPYATRPWQHVLEPLSGYLNIGQKLLEEKVEFASAWNFGPSDEGSITVEQVVKNVKKYWDKIDYEINQDPNALHEANLLKLDCSKAHILLKWNDVWDSDTTFEKTVKWYKSFYEEEKNLTKEDLEAYIKAAKTKKLKWAI from the coding sequence ATGCAAAACTTATTTAGTGGAATATATAAAGATAAAACAGTTTTAGTTACAGGACATACTGGCTTTAAAGGTTCATGGCTTTGTTATTGGTTGGAGCAGATGGGTGCTAAAGTAATTGGTTATTCTTTAGACGCTCCAACAACTCCTAATCATATCTCTTTATTAAATTTAAATATCACTTCAATTATTGCTGATATTAGAGATTTAGATAAGTTAAATGAAGTTTTTGAAGAGTATAAACCTGATATTGTATTTCATTTAGCTGCACAACCTTTAGTAAGATTATCATATGAAAATCCTATTGAAACATATGAAACAAATGTTATTGGTACATTAAAGGTTTTTGAAGCTTGTAGAAAGGCTAATGTTAAAGCTATTGTAAATATTACAAGTGATAAAGCTTATGAAAATAAAGAGTGGGTTTGGGGATATAGAGAAAATGATCCAATGGGAGGATATGACCCTTATAGTTCATCAAAAGGGTGTGCTGATATCTTGGCAAACTCATATAGAGACTCTTATTTTAATATAAAAGATTATAAGAAAAAACATAATACTCTTCTTGCTTCTTGTAGAGCTGGAAATGTAATTGGTGGTGGTGATTGGGCTAAAGATAGATTAATTACTGATATTATGCTTTCTGTTTCTCAAAATAAAAAAGTAAGTATTCGAAATCCATATGCTACAAGACCTTGGCAACATGTACTTGAACCATTAAGTGGGTATTTAAATATTGGGCAAAAACTTCTTGAAGAAAAAGTAGAGTTTGCTAGTGCTTGGAACTTTGGACCAAGTGATGAGGGAAGTATAACTGTAGAACAAGTAGTAAAAAATGTAAAAAAATATTGGGATAAAATTGATTATGAAATAAATCAAGACCCAAATGCCTTACATGAAGCAAATCTTTTAAAACTAGACTGTTCTAAAGCTCATATATTATTAAAATGGAATGATGTTTGGGATAGTGATACTACTTTTGAAAAAACTGTAAAATGGTATAAATCTTTTTATGAAGAAGAGAAAAATCTTACTAAAGAGGATTTAGAAGCTTATATTAAAGCTGCAAAAACAAAAAAACTAAAATGGGCAATTTAA
- a CDS encoding dTDP-4-dehydrorhamnose 3,5-epimerase family protein, producing the protein MQIVETKIPGLKIFEPRIFEDVRGKFIKTFNNDFFQEHNLNISIKETYYSISHKDVIRGMHFQTPPYDHIKIVYVPFGKILDVVLDLRKGSPTFGKSFSIELSSENGKILIIPKGLAHGFKSLEDNTNVTYMQTTTYAPNNDEGIRYDSFGFDWQCDCPKMSDRDMSFNSLEEYESNFFYKEEK; encoded by the coding sequence ATGCAAATAGTAGAAACTAAAATACCTGGATTAAAAATATTTGAACCAAGAATATTTGAAGATGTAAGAGGAAAATTTATTAAAACTTTTAATAATGATTTTTTTCAAGAACATAATTTAAATATTTCAATTAAAGAGACTTACTATTCAATTTCACATAAAGATGTAATTCGAGGAATGCATTTTCAAACACCTCCATATGATCATATAAAAATTGTTTATGTACCATTTGGAAAAATATTAGATGTGGTTTTAGATTTAAGAAAAGGTTCTCCTACTTTTGGTAAGAGTTTTAGTATTGAACTATCAAGTGAAAATGGAAAAATTTTAATTATTCCAAAAGGTTTAGCACATGGATTTAAATCACTTGAAGATAATACTAATGTAACTTATATGCAAACAACAACTTATGCTCCTAATAATGATGAGGGAATAAGATATGACTCTTTTGGTTTTGATTGGCAATGTGATTGCCCTAAAATGTCAGATAGAGATATGTCTTTTAACTCTTTAGAAGAATATGAAAGTAACTTTTTTTATAAGGAAGAAAAGTGA
- a CDS encoding NAD-dependent epimerase/dehydratase family protein → MKILITGATGFIGQNLVSLLLKKDIEIFCLVRENSDCSTIHKEAKIITYNKKIDSLLEVFEKEKFDGVIHLASLFLSEHKTSDIANLISSNIEFGTLILEACKKSEVKWFINTGTFWQNYENKDYNPVNLYAATKEAFENIAKYYTQTSNLIFTTIRLNDTFGPNDTRNKVFNLWAKIAKSGETLEMSAGEQLIDISYIEDVVLAYEILISHLNSKEAVSFKDKVFAVKSQTRASLKELSKIFEKATNSKLNIIWGGREYRQREVMQPWEKGELVPSWSPKYTLEEAIKKTIGEL, encoded by the coding sequence GTGAAAATATTAATAACTGGAGCAACAGGTTTTATAGGACAAAACTTAGTATCACTTTTGTTAAAAAAAGATATAGAGATATTTTGCTTAGTTAGAGAAAATAGTGATTGTTCTACAATACATAAAGAAGCAAAAATAATTACATATAATAAAAAAATAGATAGCTTGTTAGAAGTTTTTGAAAAAGAGAAATTTGATGGGGTAATACATTTAGCTTCTCTTTTTTTATCAGAACATAAAACAAGTGATATAGCAAATTTAATTAGTTCAAATATTGAGTTTGGAACATTGATTTTAGAAGCTTGCAAAAAAAGTGAAGTAAAGTGGTTTATTAACACAGGTACTTTTTGGCAAAACTATGAAAATAAAGATTATAATCCTGTTAATCTTTATGCAGCAACAAAAGAAGCTTTTGAAAATATTGCAAAATATTATACTCAAACTTCAAATTTAATTTTTACTACAATAAGGTTAAATGATACCTTTGGCCCAAATGATACAAGAAATAAAGTTTTTAATTTATGGGCAAAAATAGCAAAATCAGGGGAAACTCTGGAAATGTCAGCAGGGGAACAACTAATTGATATCTCATATATTGAGGATGTAGTTTTGGCATATGAGATTTTAATTTCTCATTTAAACTCTAAAGAGGCAGTAAGCTTTAAAGATAAAGTTTTTGCCGTTAAGTCACAGACAAGAGCTAGTTTAAAAGAGTTATCAAAAATATTTGAAAAAGCTACAAATAGTAAACTTAATATTATTTGGGGTGGTAGAGAATATAGACAAAGAGAAGTTATGCAACCTTGGGAAAAAGGAGAGCTTGTTCCATCTTGGAGTCCTAAATATACTTTAGAAGAAGCAATTAAAAAAACTATTGGAGAATTATAA
- the rfbH gene encoding lipopolysaccharide biosynthesis protein RfbH, whose protein sequence is MTREEELKQEILNKTKEYYELVHKPSLNQEFIEGKSRVNYAGRVFDETELQYLVDSSLDFWLTYGDYSKKFEKQLAKYLNVRWTFLVNSGSSANLLAFYALTSPLLKERQVRRGDEVITVAAGFPTTIAPIVQYGAVPVFVDMELTHANIDVTELEKALSPKTKAIMIAHTLGNPFNLKAVKEFADKHNLWLIEDNCDALGSLYECRPTGTWGDIGTSSFYPPHHMTMGEGGATYTDNPLLKKIMLSLRDWGRDCWCESGVDNTCNRRFTQQFGSLPVGYDHKYVYSHFGFNLKVSDMQAAVGCAQLEKFPSFVEKRKENYKKLYDGLKDVKEIQLVEAQPNSDPSWFGFMMTLTEEANFTRNNIVEYLENSNIQTRNLFAGNILRHPIFDHLEENVDYRVIGDLPNTEKIMNDSFWIGVYPGMSDEKLEYMIKKIKEATIKC, encoded by the coding sequence ATGACAAGAGAAGAAGAATTAAAACAAGAGATATTAAATAAAACAAAAGAGTATTATGAATTAGTACACAAACCAAGTTTAAATCAAGAGTTTATTGAAGGTAAAAGTAGAGTAAATTATGCAGGTAGAGTTTTTGATGAAACTGAGTTACAATATTTAGTAGATAGTTCTTTAGATTTCTGGTTAACTTATGGAGATTATTCTAAGAAGTTTGAAAAACAACTTGCAAAATATCTTAATGTAAGATGGACTTTTTTAGTAAACTCAGGAAGTAGTGCAAATCTTTTAGCTTTTTATGCTTTAACATCTCCACTGTTAAAAGAGAGACAAGTAAGAAGAGGTGATGAGGTTATTACTGTTGCAGCTGGTTTTCCTACAACAATTGCTCCAATAGTACAATATGGAGCAGTTCCTGTATTTGTAGATATGGAATTAACTCATGCAAATATTGATGTTACTGAACTAGAAAAAGCTTTAAGTCCTAAAACAAAAGCAATTATGATTGCGCATACTTTAGGAAATCCATTTAATTTAAAAGCTGTAAAAGAGTTTGCCGATAAACATAATTTATGGTTAATTGAAGACAACTGTGATGCTTTAGGTTCTTTATATGAATGTAGACCTACTGGAACTTGGGGAGATATTGGAACTTCAAGTTTTTATCCTCCTCATCATATGACAATGGGAGAAGGTGGTGCAACATATACAGATAATCCTCTTCTTAAAAAAATCATGCTAAGTCTAAGAGATTGGGGTAGAGATTGCTGGTGTGAAAGTGGAGTAGATAATACATGTAATAGAAGATTTACTCAACAATTTGGTTCTTTACCTGTTGGATATGACCATAAGTATGTATATTCTCACTTTGGTTTTAATTTAAAAGTATCTGATATGCAAGCAGCTGTAGGATGTGCACAATTAGAAAAATTCCCTTCATTTGTTGAAAAAAGAAAAGAAAATTATAAAAAACTTTATGATGGATTAAAAGATGTTAAAGAGATTCAATTAGTAGAAGCTCAACCAAATAGTGATCCTAGTTGGTTTGGTTTTATGATGACTTTAACAGAAGAAGCAAACTTTACTAGAAATAATATAGTTGAATATTTAGAAAATAGTAATATTCAAACAAGAAATTTATTTGCAGGTAATATTTTAAGACATCCTATTTTTGATCATTTAGAAGAAAATGTAGATTATAGAGTTATTGGTGATTTACCTAATACAGAAAAGATAATGAATGATAGTTTTTGGATAGGAGTATATCCAGGAATGAGTGATGAGAAATTAGAATATATGATTAAAAAGATAAAAGAGGCTACTATTAAATGTTAG
- a CDS encoding glycosyltransferase: MLEKKRVYIIGNLTGSTRARLLLDFISGSNKYSFSYDDTHFFKVNSKNLLKKIFLLLPNFLNSLSSFSKFLISDIIFILPMGKISYLKLKLAKLMNKKVVTEFYISKYDTYVNDKKRVDKNSKNALALKKFDQNIIDLSSDLIFLNNSEKEYYLDVVQRSNTTTKIHLIPLATESKMIAQLNYANLKTKKLILCWWGSYIPLHGLDKIIESAKYLKQSDISFEYHLFGTADKKAVAYQKMIDELELNDVVKIDNTKTFADKSLDKFLIENCDIAFGNFGDSEKAKVVMVNKAVEAVSMKIPVLSQKTKALGEYFENKETMFFCEPSPEEIAKAIFKISNNPELIKSVSKKGFNLYQKRFSKEAYIEDIQKILES, from the coding sequence ATGTTAGAAAAAAAACGTGTTTATATCATAGGAAACTTAACAGGTTCTACTAGAGCAAGATTACTACTTGATTTTATTTCAGGTTCTAATAAATATAGCTTTTCTTATGATGATACACATTTTTTTAAAGTAAATAGTAAAAATTTATTAAAAAAAATATTTTTACTTTTACCTAATTTTTTAAACTCATTAAGTAGTTTTTCTAAATTTCTTATCTCTGATATTATTTTTATATTACCTATGGGAAAAATCAGTTATTTAAAATTAAAGCTTGCAAAATTAATGAATAAAAAAGTTGTTACAGAGTTTTATATTTCTAAATATGATACTTATGTTAATGATAAAAAAAGAGTTGATAAGAATAGTAAAAATGCATTAGCTCTTAAAAAGTTTGACCAAAATATTATTGATTTAAGTAGTGACTTAATTTTTTTAAATAACTCAGAAAAAGAGTATTATTTAGATGTAGTACAACGAAGTAATACAACAACTAAAATACATTTAATTCCTCTTGCTACAGAATCAAAAATGATAGCACAATTAAATTATGCAAATTTAAAAACGAAAAAATTAATTTTATGTTGGTGGGGGAGTTATATCCCTCTTCATGGTTTAGATAAGATTATTGAATCTGCAAAATATTTAAAACAAAGTGATATCTCTTTTGAGTATCATCTTTTTGGAACAGCTGATAAGAAAGCAGTTGCTTATCAAAAAATGATTGATGAGTTAGAATTAAATGATGTTGTAAAAATTGATAATACAAAAACTTTTGCAGATAAATCTTTAGATAAGTTTTTGATTGAAAATTGTGATATTGCCTTTGGTAATTTTGGAGATAGTGAAAAAGCAAAAGTAGTAATGGTAAATAAAGCTGTTGAAGCAGTTTCTATGAAAATACCTGTTCTTTCGCAAAAAACAAAAGCCTTAGGTGAATATTTTGAAAATAAAGAAACTATGTTTTTTTGTGAGCCTAGCCCAGAAGAGATAGCAAAAGCAATTTTTAAAATTTCTAATAATCCAGAGTTAATTAAAAGTGTTTCAAAAAAAGGGTTTAATTTATATCAAAAAAGATTTTCAAAAGAGGCTTATATTGAGGATATTCAAAAGATTTTAGAATCTTAA